The Thioalkalivibrio thiocyanodenitrificans ARhD 1 genome window below encodes:
- a CDS encoding IS3 family transposase (programmed frameshift), whose protein sequence is MNKSNKFSPEVRERAVRMVQEHRGEYPSLWAVVESIAPKIGCVPQTLLEWVRRAEIDAGARPGMTTAETQRIKDLERENKELRRANEILRTASGFFRAGGARPQTEVVNAYIDQHRDAYGVEPICKVLQVAPSAYRRHAARRRNPDLRSARAKRDERLVPHIERVWEANLQVYGADKVWKQLNREGVSVARCSVERLMRRLGLQGARRGKTVRTTVADRSAPCPLDRVNRQFQAERPNQLWVSDFTYVSTWQGWLYVAFVVDVFARRIVGWRVSCTMTTDFVLDALEQALYARQPEHNDALIHHSDRGSQYVSIRYTERLSEAGIEPSVGSRGDSYDNALAETINGLYKAELIHRRGPWRSRESVELATLEWVSWFNHQRLMEPLGYIPPVEAEANYYRQLASQAVMAA, encoded by the exons ATGAACAAGTCAAACAAGTTTTCACCTGAGGTCCGTGAGCGGGCGGTGCGGATGGTCCAGGAGCACCGTGGGGAGTACCCGTCGCTGTGGGCGGTTGTGGAGTCGATAGCCCCAAAGATCGGCTGCGTGCCACAGACGCTGCTGGAGTGGGTCAGGCGAGCGGAGATTGATGCGGGTGCGCGGCCAGGCATGACCACGGCCGAGACGCAGCGCATCAAGGACCTGGAGCGCGAGAACAAGGAGTTACGGCGCGCCAATGAGATCCTGCGTACCGCCAGCG GCTTTTTTCGCGCAGGCGGAGCTCGACCGCAAACTGAAGTCGTAAACGCCTACATCGATCAGCACCGGGACGCCTATGGGGTCGAGCCGATCTGCAAAGTGTTGCAGGTTGCCCCATCGGCCTACCGGCGCCATGCGGCCCGGCGGCGCAATCCGGATCTGCGCAGTGCCCGGGCCAAGCGCGATGAGCGGCTGGTTCCACACATTGAGCGTGTCTGGGAGGCCAACCTCCAGGTCTACGGCGCCGACAAGGTCTGGAAGCAACTCAACCGCGAAGGTGTTTCCGTGGCGCGCTGTAGCGTGGAGCGGCTCATGCGCCGCCTGGGCTTGCAGGGGGCACGCCGTGGCAAGACGGTTCGCACCACCGTGGCGGACCGATCGGCGCCATGTCCGTTGGATCGGGTTAATCGGCAGTTCCAGGCCGAGCGCCCCAACCAGCTCTGGGTGTCGGACTTCACCTACGTTTCGACCTGGCAGGGATGGCTGTACGTGGCCTTCGTTGTCGACGTCTTCGCACGGCGCATCGTGGGATGGCGCGTCAGCTGCACCATGACCACGGACTTCGTGCTCGATGCCCTGGAGCAGGCGCTCTACGCTCGGCAGCCCGAGCATAACGATGCCCTGATCCATCACTCCGACCGCGGGTCGCAATACGTCAGCATTCGCTACACGGAGCGACTTTCCGAAGCCGGTATCGAGCCGTCGGTCGGCAGCCGTGGCGACAGCTACGACAATGCCTTGGCCGAGACCATCAACGGCCTGTACAAGGCGGAACTGATCCATCGCCGCGGCCCCTGGAGGTCCAGGGAGTCGGTGGAGCTGGCGACGCTGGAATGGGTGTCCTGGTTCAATCATCAGAGGTTGATGGAGCCCTTGGGGTATATTCCGCCGGTGGAAGCTGAGGCAAACTACTATCGGCAACTCGCCAGTCAGGCCGTAATGGCGGCTTGA